The DNA window TCATTTTGATTCTAATCTCAGTTACAATAAAGTCTGTAGATTATACAAAAGAGCTCAAGACATCAACTCTAACAGACTAAAAGCTGCTCAGTAACCTACCTGTCCTTGCTGCAATGAGATGTGTTGCTTTATCAGGATCATCGGCACTAAGTACGAGATTCTTCACAATTTTAGCTCCAAGTGCTGTGGCATGATAGTGTTCCCGTGTCTTTTCAATAGGGAAGTTTGTCGGGTAAAGTCCACTAAATATGATGGTTACATCTGCCAAGACTTTACTTTTCAGTTCTGGTACTATTTTTCTGATGTCTGGAATTTCCTCAATCTcttttttcagatatttatcATACTTGGTGTAATAATCAGTGTGAACTCGCACAAGGATCTCCTCAAGGTATATCAAATGGTCGTCGTCATCTGTatcatcttcctcctcttcctcctccatgCTCTGGTCTAAGGACTCACCCATTGTAATTCCAGACTGTTCACTAATCTGAGATTCTGTTTCAGCTTCTTTCTTGTCTCCAGACCCATTTCCTAAATCACAAAGGCTTTCCTGTTCACTCTCCTCTTGAGCTTCATGATCAATTTTGTCCTGGATAATTTCACTAGGTAAAGACTGTGTTTCCCCAGAATGGTTCACCAGACCATCCTTTTTCTCATTCACATCAGTGCAACCCTCTTGCTGCAAATTTTCATCCTGCAGAGGTTGTTTGGACTTCTTCCAACTTCTCTTTTCCTCGTTGTCACTATCTGATACAGAGGTGGATGACTTTTTGGTATCCAATCCGTCATCACTTTCACTGTCACTGGACAGTTCAAAGTCCAAGTCATTTGTTATCTTCTCTTGGGTTTGCTGCTTCTCTGTAAGTGTTGTATCAACTTGTTCTGAAAAAATCTGAGATTCTTTCGTATTTGCCAAATCATCAGTGACCTCACTGTCCACTGTGTGACCAGTGCTATCATTTAAGGAGTCCTGGGCATTAACTTTATTATGAGAGTTCACATCCCCATCAGATGTTTCACTGCTTACAGAAGTACTCCCATTTGCAGTGCAAGTGTCCTTTGCAGTTTTCTTGAGACCATTACTGTGCTCTTCTACACATATAACATTCTTTATTTCTTCAACATCTTTTGCTGAAATCGCTGCTGAATCCAATGCCTCAGGTTTTGCAGAGTGGTTTGCTAAGACATaggcaagaaagaaaacatatttttccctttttttcttattttcagattaaagaaaatttaattttcattgacCTTAAACACAGAGTTTACATATGGACTTAGATTTAATTATGCTTGGAAGTGATCACTAGACTTTTCTAAGTTGTTAAAATTCTCTAGGTGTTAATGATTACTAGAGAGGACTCTCAAATATaaacattacttttttaaagaagttagataagcaattttttttcctttaaatcacAGGTCATAAGTAATTATTTGTTAACTCTGCAAGCATTAAAGGATTTATCTTGTAAATTCTACAATAACAACTCTGAGCAATGAAAATAACCAGACTGGGGGCAGATGGGCAGAATTTGTTTCAAAGTCCTAATCCAGTACTACATTATAAGAACTTTATAAATAAACAGCCATGTCTTTCATATTACCTAATTTTTATAACAAAATAACTGAACTTTAGCCCTTGAAAAGACATATGTATTTTAGCAATACAAAGATGCCATTCAAGCTTAATTTAAGACTGATGGAATGCAAGTAAAAGGGTAATAGAGTCAAAAGCAGAAGAATAGTTTTAGGATGTGTCCACAGATGtctgcagaagcagagaaagaattaaagaaaCTGCAGACTTCCAAATTGTTGCACACAAATGCTCACTGGGAACACTGTGTGAAATCAGGCTATTTTGTCTCCCTTTTGTGTGCATGTTCCTGCCCTGCAAGTAAGGACAGGAGTCAAGTGTAGAGGTCTCACATCACAGTGACCCGGTTCAGGCTGATCATACTATTTCTACTGTTGTCTTGGACACTCTATCAACAAGGGAAAGAGCAATGCCACAagtattacattaaaaaacccaaacccttggCTAAACTGGAAAAAGCCTGACAATTCTTTCTTATGACATTGTGTTTCAAATACATTTTGCCCTTAAATAATGACCAATTAATGTGTAATGTGTACTTTCTAAATCCATTATGTGTATTACACTGCTGAGCCTGTTGAACACAGGATTCTTGTCAAATGCCAGAACACTATGTTCACTAGGTGCTAAAAATTCACACTAATTTTATTAGCACGATTTAGACTGGGAGGCAAGCAGATTTCAACATTCATTTTCAGCAGTGTGTTGAGGCCAGAGTTTATTGCCTATTCCTCCAAGTCCCAAGGGCAAGGAAGGGGACTGAAGAGGTGAAACCTATAGAGAAGGAAAAGTCAGCAGGTTTTACATGGGGGTGTGAGGGAGAAAGTGTGTCCCCCTACACATTCTTGAAGAGTTTGGTGTATTGCCAAATCAGCTCTCAGCCACAACACTTCTGCTTCACTTCTGCTCTGGTGGACGCCAGAAGAAATGCTCTCAGTAAGAATAGTCCAGTTTTACCAAGCTACTCACATCTGTACTGTCAACTTCAACAGTCTGGGATTGCCCATCTGAGCACAACTGCAGTATTACTAAGACCATCTCAGTGACTTACATCTGTCATGCTTGAAAAGTGGACATGGTTTAAAAACAATCTAATTACCTTTcttcttcatttgcatttctcttGATCCAGGAGGTGCATTAATATCTCCTATCCCCTGAAAGTATACATATTTCTTCACAGTTATCAAATTGGGTGCAAACTTCCAAACATCCTCTCTATCATCAATGATGCAAACCATGGAATCTCCACAAGGAAAGAGATCTCTAAGAGACAAAATAATTGATAAATTATGCCAGTTTTAGAAATTTACATagcaatgaaataaatttctatGGATGTCCTGGTTTATTATGAGCATGTCTGCAGAACATGGAACTTACAAAAGAAACTTACAAAAAGCCAGCAATATTAAAATTATGGAATTCAAAACACAAGCTTTGAACAAATTAAAGTTAGTGGATAAAAGGGAAACAGCTCTTTTAAAATCTATGTTCCAAAGgctaaaagcagaaaacaagaaacaTCTGTAAGAAAAAACCATCGCAACATTTCAGTCTtgatttctttggtttttgtCAACCAATAGCCCAAAGTCAACTTTCACAAGGTCAATACACTACCTATACAGATAGGTAAAAAGACACAAGAAGAGTTTCAAAGACTAGATTCATTCAAGCCAAGATAAAGGAAACAGAATTACTACTATCACCCATCACCTAGGAGGAAGAAAAGGTAGAGTACTTAAGATACATATAAAAAgcatcaagaaaagaaaaaaaagcttctcATTTGCTACAGTCAGGTGTGGAGAGGCAATAACTTTTAGTATTTCATAAAATTGCATTAAACAGATCTGtcttagaaaaaaatcttggcTTTATActctgaaaaaagaaagaacactCTGAAAAAGATCAGAATGTGAATTTAGACTAGAATATGAATTCAAGGCTCTAGATGACCTAATTTCAAGAAACACTAGGAACAGAAGGTGCTTTTAGCACATTTGAAAACCAGAATACTAGGTACTGAATTATGAATTAAACTCCAACTGAGAATTTtggtttaattaaaaaacccacaacataAGTCATTATAATAAGATCACAAGACAAAGTGGAAATATGGTTGTTATTACAAGAATAAGAAGTGTAAGTGAAAACATGATGCCATGGCATCCCACTTACTGTTCTGCTACCACAGAACCCATTAAGTAGAGGAAATGCTGCAATGCCCAACACCTCAGTTTTACTGAGATGGTGTTGATATTTAAGAGGCAGACAAAGAAGGATATGAACATATTAAATGCAGAGggagtaatttttattttattttatttagcatatCTTCCCTGTTTATTGTCATGTTTTGTATAATACCTAAGATCCACATACATACCTAAGGTTCCCAGTTTTAGAAAATGGATCAATACATTCATCCCTTGACAATATCCGATGAGAAAAAAGCTTCTTTTCAGGGTCCAAAAATccttttggaaaaagaaatcaaaaagtTAATGTTCAAGATGTTTGTTCCTTgcttatattttatatacttcCGCTATTTTAATTTGAGCAACAGCAGTTTAACATACAATTTTGAGACATGAGATCAGATGGAAGAAAGTACAGTGGATCAAGTATTTGTAGCTAATTCagtgagaattttaaaaattccaccTAATTTTCTTTCAACATGGCAACAAAACTGAATTTGTGACAGCCAAATAAATATGGCTGAAAGAGATAGAGCAGGTGATAGACACACAATTTTTGCAACTTACATTTATCTCTCTATAGCTGGTTCTTTAAAGCTAAATGCTCTCCTTAGCTCATTATGCCTAGGGACTGCAGAGAAGTCTCACAAGAGTCGGCAATGTGCTGCAATATTTAAGCACAGTAGGAAGTTCAGAGACAGTTCCAGCCAGAGCTCTTGCATTTGTAGGTTTTAAGTTGTACCTCTAACAACTACTTCAATACATTTGCACATAATTAGTATATCCTGGAATTTCTAGAAATATTTACGCCCAGTTGTAGTAACTTTTCTGACTGCactctttaaaacaaacaaacgaacaaattaaaaaaaaaacccaaaaccaaaacagaagcTATGCTAACTGATCTTCAAGCAAGATAAAGTGCTATTATTTAGGAAAATGATGACTTGGGTGTAcaaacacacatgcacatgctTCTGAATCTAGTCTGCAGCAATGAAGTTCACCTTCATGAGCAGATCACAGCCACATAATTGCTTAGAAAGAAACTGGCATATTACATGCTAAcctgtattttttgttttactgaatTAGTACTGAAACTAGTATCAACTTCTCATTTTTATGAATAATACAAAGCAGTCAATACTTACTTGGAAACCATCTTTTCAAGTTTTACTGTCTTTTACTTTAAATGATGGCCATATTATAACCAGAAACAGAATTCAAAATGACTACATAGTTGCTCTATGGACcaactttaattttctttcaaggagctcagatttgcacagaACACGTCTTCAACTCCTTTTAACAGTCTAGCTCCCAAGAGTACCTTAAGTTGGGACTTCAAAAACAAAGtctaaaaaaaccctaaaaatcaGTCATCACTTCTAAAAGTTGATCCTGTATGTAATAATATTGATGTGTAATTGGAATAACTTAAAACCcataaaagcaagaaaattctGAGTTAAGGACAGAGGTTCAACCTTAACTCACCCGACTATGCTTAAGAATTGCTGCAAACTCGTAGAATCATCCCCTGTAGTGAGACCCTTGCAGTACCTAGGCATAATGAATTGAGAGAATTAGCTACAAAGATTTAGTGCTGTACACACATATACTTTGACAAACTACACAAGCTGTCACACAAGTTGCTGTTCTCCCCAACAAAACTCTCTTCTCCTAATTGTCTGAATACACAGGAACTCTCTCCACTGAATTAGACAGAAGTGCACTAATTACATGGCAAGAGGCCATGAGTGAGGCCCTCAGCCACAATGCTGCCGAGCTAAAACTGTAAGAAAAATGAAGTTGAACTAAAAAAGTCCAAATGCAGAAAGCCTGGCTGCCAGAGATTAGAGATAAGGTAGCATTCCTTAAGCTTCACAGTGATACTTTACCACTAAACTAAAAATACAATGAGGATAGAGCTCATCAAAGATCCATCTGCAAAGATACAAGCCCACCTTAGGAGAGTCCAAGATTAAGCTACCTGAGTAACAACATAGAAAACAGTACTGGTCTCTTTCTAAAAAGTTTTTTCCAGGTCAAATTGGTTTCTTTTAGATGTTACCTAATAACATCTTTTAGATGTTAGTCAAATAAATCAACATAAACAATTTGATGTTTTCACACAATTTGATGTTTTCACATCTCAGGGAAATGGCAGGTAACATTTCCCTAATttcataatttgttttcttcaacaCACCTGcacccaccaaagccactctctcactctcctctgcagctggacaggggagagaaaatataaagaagGGCTCCTGGGTTGAGATAGGGACCAAGAGAGACTGGGACAAACTGAGCTTCCATTTAGTCTCATAAATTAGACACAGTGCTAGGTATGCCCCCAAGTTTCTTGAACAAACTGAAGACACTATAATTACCCTTGGCCACATTAGGAAGGACTATCCAGTGAGTCTACTCACTATAGCAGAGACTATTGCCCCAGCTGTTTGTTTCCCATCTCAGACTGGCTCTTTGCACACAGACTTACCAAATCGTATTGCCTGCTCTTATACAGActctcttaaaaaataaaattcataaatAAGTAAAAACTAAGTTAAGACCATCAGAAGATACAATGTGGAAAACTAACTCATATTGGCGATGTCTCAAATCTTAGACTGAGTTAAATAGCAGTTCCCAGGAGAAGTTATGTAACAGTTGGTACCAACATGAATTTGAATAAGTccttttatttataaaactaAAATTGAATTTCTGAAGAATTATGTTACCTTTAGTTCAAGTTGACATTCTACTTTACAACCTGGAAAGAGCTGTTGACCCAATCTTTCAAAAGCTGGGACAATTTCAGACACTGGTGATTATACATACACACTGTATACATCCTGTAATATACTTGCTGTAACAAACCATACATATGAATGCTCTCAACTTGGTCCTACTTCCTAAATTTCCTTGTAAATCTGGAGTGATTTCACATTGCTTTATCGTTACTTAATAGCTTCTGAACTTAAAACTCTGTGACATTTTATAACTAGCTTTTAAGCTGACATCTGTTTTAAATATACCAAACTTCTCTTATAGAGAGAAGAATTTAAGTAACAATTactcaaaataattatttagtgGAGAAATACTCCAGGGAGCTCTAGATAATAAAATTCAAAGCTCATCTTCATAAACATACTACCAGATATCACTTCGTAAACATGTCAAACTAAAAAAGggtttaatataaattatttcagcaGATATAAATGGTGTTTACAAATATCAGCTAATCCCACTTAACAGCCAGCAGGAATCAGCTGAGATGAGAGAAAAGGACTAGGATATGAAAGGTGCAGCTCAGAGTTCAGGATTCACAAAGATATATAAGAAGTCTACAGAGGACTTAAGCAAACAACCTTTTTCTTGTGAAAAAGTTCCCCAGGATTTTATTACAAGTTCTTTCTTTATGTAACACAGGGATAACAAAGTATCAAACTGACAGCTCTGTGAGAAACCATTTTACCAATACTGCCATCAAGTGTTCTCTATATGTATCAGCCACGTATTCCTCCAGAACTGCATCTTGGCTGCACAGGGGGACCAAGGCCTGTACCCAATGCTCGTCCATAGACTTCAGCTGAAACGATCACCAGCCCTGCACAAATAACCCACTTGCAGTTTGAATGCTTCTGATGAGGTCAAACAGCTTCAGGCAGAAACCCACAAGTCTGTTGGTGACAGGAAGCAGCAGTACCCTATTTTGGTGGCTATTCCCTCTATGGAATAAACGGGGTAGCCTGAGCATGGTGACAGCAAAAAGTGTCAGCCTACGGCAGCACAGGCAATCCACACTGGGGCTCAGAGACTAAAATGGGCAGTGGACCAAATCACACATTGAGAGAAGACAGGGAAAGCACTTAGACATCCTGATTTAACTACCTCTGCAACTCCTCCCTGACTCTGAAGGCCACTTGCTATAGTCTAGCTTCTGACCTTAGGCTAGATCATGGCACACAGATCCAAGTGACGAAGACTGTCCCCTCACTTGTATTTAAACTGAGTGAGAAGAAAACTATTCTCTTTtgccacagaaaataaaaatgcattctaAGGACAG is part of the Ammospiza nelsoni isolate bAmmNel1 chromosome 1, bAmmNel1.pri, whole genome shotgun sequence genome and encodes:
- the CTDP1 gene encoding RNA polymerase II subunit A C-terminal domain phosphatase, translated to MKGLCAECGQDLTQIRSKNGKQSVPLSTATVSMVHSVPELKVSSEQAEQLGREDQQRLHRNRKLVLMVDLDQTLIHTTEQHCQQMSNKGIFHFQLGRGEPMLHTRLRPHCKEFLEKIAKLYELHVFTFGSRLYAHTIAGFLDPEKKLFSHRILSRDECIDPFSKTGNLRDLFPCGDSMVCIIDDREDVWKFAPNLITVKKYVYFQGIGDINAPPGSREMQMKKKANHSAKPEALDSAAISAKDVEEIKNVICVEEHSNGLKKTAKDTCTANGSTSVSSETSDGDVNSHNKVNAQDSLNDSTGHTVDSEVTDDLANTKESQIFSEQVDTTLTEKQQTQEKITNDLDFELSSDSESDDGLDTKKSSTSVSDSDNEEKRSWKKSKQPLQDENLQQEGCTDVNEKKDGLVNHSGETQSLPSEIIQDKIDHEAQEESEQESLCDLGNGSGDKKEAETESQISEQSGITMGESLDQSMEEEEEEDDTDDDDHLIYLEEILVRVHTDYYTKYDKYLKKEIEEIPDIRKIVPELKSKVLADVTIIFSGLYPTNFPIEKTREHYHATALGAKIVKNLVLSADDPDKATHLIAARTGTEKVRQAQDCKDLHVVNPDWLWSCLERWDKVEEQLFPLKDDYIKTHRENSPATFPDTPSTFQTALFHPTPIHPKSQPGPEVRIYDPNTGKLIRKGTQTSGPSMYIQSPAPPITLPVHGEHSSFRVVQPHQQQMFEEDDLPASENEEQPGPSKRKRQPSMSETMPLYTLCKEDLESMDKEVDDILGEGSDESDTEKKKPEEEGEKPQTSATETLGRKADQRPGSSSSSSSERSLTGGVPRGHKRKLDEDDAASESSKESSNEDEEGSSSEADEMAAALEAELNDFM